In the genome of Nycticebus coucang isolate mNycCou1 chromosome 12, mNycCou1.pri, whole genome shotgun sequence, one region contains:
- the GP2 gene encoding pancreatic secretory granule membrane major glycoprotein GP2 — MTGSDLLWLALASCILTLASALQQGYRNPAEAGFYGMDLYCDNSSTCFDPCQNYTVLDEPFRSTENTENSRGCDRGLSGWYRFVGEGGVRMPETCVPVYRCQADAPMWLNGTHPGLGDGIINRTSCAHWSDNCCLWKTKVLVKACPGGYYVYRLEGTPECRLRYCTEPSPVEDKCDKVCRPTEECRRTLNGTWDCFCKQNLNSSDIHSLKPQLDCGDREMQVNLDKCLLGGLGFGEEVIAYLRDRNCSSIMQTEEKSWVSVTSPVQASACGNIVERNQTHAIYKNTVSLVDDFIIRDTILNVNFQCAYPLDMKVSLQTALKPIVSSLNISVDGNGEFTVRMALFQDQNFTNPYEEPMAVLSVDTMLYVGAILERGDTSRFNLLLRNCYATPTEDKADPVKYFIIRNSCPNQRDSTIHMELNGRSSESRFSVQMFMFAGHYDLVFLHCEIHLCDPLDEQCPPSCSRNQVRSEVQGIDLAQVLDLGPITRKDAQASGIMSGTPSTTGFLVAWPMLLLTVLLAWLL, encoded by the exons ATGACGGGCTCTGACCTCCTGTggctggccttggcctcctgcaTTCTGACCCTGGCATCGGCGCTGCAGCAAG GTTACAGAAACCCCGCCGAGGCCGGTTTCTATGGAATGGACTTGTACTGTGACAATTCTAGCACCTGTTTTGACCCCTGCCAGAATTACACCGTCTTAGATGAACCCTTCCGAAGCACAGAGAACACCGAAAACTCCCGGGGGTGTGACAGGGGCCTGAGCGGCTGGTACCGCTTTGTGGGTGAGGGAGGAGTGAGGATGCCGGAGACCTGTGTCCCAGTGTACCGATGCCAGGCGGATGCTCCCATGTGGCTGAACGGGACTCACCCTGGGCTTGGGGATGGCATCATCAACCGCACCTCCTGTGCCCATTGGAGTGACAACTGCTGTTTATGGAAGACGAAGGTGCTGGTGAAGGCCTGCCCAGGCGGGTACTACGTGTACCGGTTGGAGGGCACCCCCGAATGTAGGCTGAGATACTGCACAG AGCCTTCCCCTGTGGAGGACAAGTGCGACAAGGTCTGTCGCCCCACAGAGGAGTGCCGCCGCACTCTCAATGGCACCTGGGACTGTTTCTGCAAACAGAACCTCAACAGCTCTG ATATCCACAGTTTGAAACCTCAGCTGGACTGTGGGGACAGGGAGATGCAGGTGAATCTGGACAAGTGTTTGCTGGGAGGCCTGGGTTTTGGGGAGGAAGTCATTGCCTACTTGAGAGACCGAAACTGCAGCAGCATCATGCAGACAGAAGAGAAGAGCTGGGTGTCTGTGACCAGCCCTGTCCAGGCTAGTGCCTGTGGGAACATTGTGGAG AGAAATCAAACCCATGCCATCTACAAAAACACTGTCTCCTTGGTCGATGATTTCATCATCAGAGATACCATCCTCAACGTCAACTTTCAATGTGCCTACCCGCTGGACATGAAAGTCAGTCTCCAAACTGCCCTGAAGCCCATTGTAAG TTCCCTGAACATCAGTGTGGATGGGAACGGAGAGTTCACTGTCCGGATGGCCCTCTTCCAAGACCAGAACTTCACGAATCCTTACGAAGAGCCCATGGCTGTGCTGTCAGTGGACACCATGCTCTACGTGGGTGCCATCTTGGAGAGAGGGGACACCTCCCGGTTCAACCTGCTACTGAGGAACTGCTATGCCACCCCCACTGAAGACAAGGCTGACCCTGTGAAGTATTTTATTATCAGAAACAG ctGCCCAAATCAGCGTGATTCCACTATCCATATGGAGTTGAATGGGAGGTCCTCGGAAAGCCGGTTCTCGGTTCAGATGTTCATGTTTGCTGGACATTACGACCTAGTTTTCCTGCATTGTGAGATACATCTCTGTGACCCCCTTGATGAACAGTGCCCTCCT TCTTGCTCAAGAAATCAAGTCCGCAGTGAAGTACAGGGCATTGACCTTGCCCAAGTTCTAGATTTGGGACCCATCACTCGAAAAG